The genomic interval TGTTACGACCTTCGTACAACCTAAAATCTACGCCGTTTACATCTATTGTAAAAGAAACCAGCCAGCCCACCAGTTTACGTCCACCAGGAACTGGCTGCTGTCTCGACTGTGGGCTTACTGTGGTCTGAGGAATATTACCTGTAAATACCTGGGTTTTGGCCAGGTTACCTGGTTGTGTCTGGCTCAATTCTTCTGAGGATACTATTTTGGTTCTATCTATATCCTGAACTTTGGGGGAAACTACCTGGGTTTTGTCTATATTCATGGGAGCAGGCCGGATATTTGTAGGTTTCGGACAATACGGACACTCCTCCAGGGTACTCTGGTAATAATGCCCGTTTTTACATAGTTTAAATTCACTCATATTTCTAAAAGGTCATGGGTCAGTTATTATTTCACTCTTGAAGGAATTTCAATCTCAGTAAATGGCAATAATTTATTTCACATTACTTTTACTCCCACTTTTTAAATGGAGGAAATTCGCTCCATTTCTTATCGTACTTCAGTTGACCTAAAAATTCCTGTAATGTATTAGCCTGA from Rhodocytophaga rosea carries:
- a CDS encoding FHA domain-containing protein, which codes for MSEFKLCKNGHYYQSTLEECPYCPKPTNIRPAPMNIDKTQVVSPKVQDIDRTKIVSSEELSQTQPGNLAKTQVFTGNIPQTTVSPQSRQQPVPGGRKLVGWLVSFTIDVNGVDFRLYEGRNTIGSDPACDIVVSNDSAVSSKHLTILNRMGSFKFKDELSTNGTFINEVFEEEGNLKDGDTIKIGATIFKFRTVA